In one Kluyveromyces marxianus DMKU3-1042 DNA, complete genome, chromosome 4 genomic region, the following are encoded:
- the ERG12 gene encoding mevalonate kinase, giving the protein MTVLSAVPTPFIVSAPGKVIIFGEHSAVFNKNAIAASVSSLRTYMLVEQLQEGDGVELNFPDINFDYRWSSEELKKIDISGVDEALTLDKLSSSLKAQLQEFLTDLKGSLNYFAAFSFLYMYLCLCREVNGLKFTVKSTLPIGAGLGSSASISVCLALAMARMGGHISCENAISEQEKEFINRWSFIGECCIHGTPSGIDNAVATYGNAVKFQRQSDGSTKFDKIDNFPQLPMILINTKIKRSTKILVGGVGELVSRKPLVAEPILEAMDQVAIRGSELLADVSKDIHYDELLELIRVNHGLLVAIGVSHPGLEVIKQLSDELKIGQTKLTGAGGGGCAFTLLNKDVDHTSVREFHETLHEKYNYQIFETGLGGVGCCYVNVPKEKQKLLLSIFANPVSTQEISLALLPSPDSELKWIS; this is encoded by the coding sequence atgacTGTATTGTCTGCTGTTCCCACACCGTTTATCGTGTCTGCCCCAGGTAAGGTTATTATTTTCGGGGAGCATTCTGCTGTTTTCAATAAGAATGCCATCGCGGCGAGTGTTTCGTCTTTGAGGACGTATATgcttgttgaacaactgCAGGAGGGAGATGGtgttgaattgaatttccCAGATATTAACTTTGATTACAGATGGAGCTCCgaagagttgaagaagattgatATTAGCGGTGTCGATGAGGCGCTCACGCTAGACAAGCTGAGCTCCAGCCTTAAGGCGCAGCTACAGGAGTTCTTGACTGATTTGAAGGGTTCATTGAACTATTTTGCCGCTTTCTCTTTcctatatatgtatttgtgtttgtgcCGTGAAGTGAACGGATTGAAGTTCACTGTTAAATCTACGCTACCGATTGGTGCTGGGCTTGGTTCAAGCGCGTCAATTTCAGTGTGTCTTGCCCTCGCCATGGCTAGAATGGGCGGCCATATCAGCTGCGAAAATGCCATTTCTGAGCAAGAAAAGGAATTCATTAACAGATGGTCGTTTATCGGTGAGTGCTGCATTCACGGAACGCCATCGGGAATTGATAATGCTGTTGCAACGTACGGGAACGCAGTCAAGTTCCAAAGGCAATCGGATGGATCTACAAAGTTTGATAAGATCGACAATTTCCCTCAGCTACCAATGATTTTAATAAATaccaaaattaaaagatCAACAAAAATCCTTGTTGGTGGTGTCGGGGAACTTGTGAGCAGAAAACCTTTGGTTGCAGAACCTATCTTGGAAGCTATGGATCAGGTTGCTATCAGAGGTTCGGAACTTCTGGCCGATGTATCCAAGGATATCCACTACGATGAGTTATTAGAATTGATCAGAGTTAACCATGGTTTGTTAGTAGCTATTGGCGTATCTCACCCAGGGCTAGAAGTAATCAAACAGTTGAGCGACGAGTTGAAAATCGGACAAACAAAACTAACTGGTGCTGGAGGCGGTGGATGTGCTTTCACACTACTCAACAAAGATGTAGATCACACATCGGTAAGGGAATTCCATGAAACTCTACACGAAAAGTACAACTACCAGATCTTTGAAACTGGTCTCGGTGGTGTTGGATGTTGCTACGTAAACGTACCAAAGGAGAAACAGAAATTACTGTTAAGTATTTTTGCAAATCCAGTTTCAACGCAAGAGATTTCTTTGGCTCTTTTGCCAAGCCCCGACTCGGAATTAAAGTGGAtcagttga
- the PAC1 gene encoding Pac1p, which yields MLSEIQRQSLNRAVCDYVRQNGGSPQLLSQLESLLPGPDASHKQDTQLLERKWNSIVRLQSRIMELEKQCSSSNSTTNDSQQTIDNANANWIPKEKPSFQITLEAPVTALCLHPTLPIIYVGLESGKLLRYDILNVELPLQSTMAHLDAITSISVSLPNTNNNNSSSSSRPAYLATTSKDLNCKIWELDRDSSLTHIRTLVGHEHTVSECQFFEKDSDLYLATCSRDLSVKIWDTSNGWCIKSFQPHTQWVRTLHVRGEYILTGSNDSALRLTHWPSGNGLSMGIGHEFPVETVRILAQNANDILPQYQPLGFQYVSSASRDGTIRIWKVSLPKFIPHRPPRPNPMDTNFRLMAVLKGHKSWVRHLCQFNNKLYSCSDDGSIKCWELNWPDISSTTCTKTWDLSENGFQNCLALDNIDFTNYPSRKLLFSGSNNGTLTCFMR from the coding sequence ATGCTCTCAGAGATCCAAAGGCAATCTTTGAACAGAGCCGTGTGCGATTACGTACGACAGAATGGTGGGTCGCCACAGCTTCTATCGCAGCTCGAATCGCTGCTTCCGGGCCCTGATGCCTCGCACAAGCAGGACACACAGCTCTTGGAACGGAAATGGAACTCTATAGTCAGGTTGCAGTCCAGAATCATGGAACTAGAGAAACaatgcagcagcagcaatagTACCACAAATGATAGCCAGCAAACCATTGACAATGCAAATGCTAACTGGATTCCAAAGGAAAAGCCCAGCTTCCAAATAACTTTGGAAGCCCCCGTCACGGCACTCTGTCTCCATCCCACACTCCCAATCATATACGTCGGCCTAGAGTCCGGGAAATTGTTGCGCTACGACATCCTAAACGTAGAACTCCCCTTACAGTCAACCATGGCTCATCTTGACGCAATAACATCTATCTCGGTATCACTCCCGaacacaaacaacaacaatagcagcagcagcagcagacCCGCATATTTGGCCACCACATCCAAAGATCTGAACTGCAAGATATGGGAACTCGACAGAGATTCCTCGCTAACACACATTAGAACCCTCGTAGGACACGAACACACCGTTTCCGAGTGCCAGTTCTTCGAAAAGGACTCGGACCTATACTTGGCAACGTGCTCCAGGGACCTCTCGGTAAAGATATGGGATACTTCCAACGGATGGTGTATCAAATCTTTCCAGCCGCACACTCAATGGGTCAGAACTCTTCACGTGCGTGGAGAGTACATCCTAACGGGTTCCAACGATTCCGCCCTCAGGTTGACTCACTGGCCTTCGGGGAATGGGTTGTCCATGGGGATTGGACACGAGTTCCCAGTCGAGACCGTCCGTATATTGGCACAAAACGCAAACGATATCTTGCCCCAATACCAACCTTTGGGATTCCAGTACGTATCCTCGGCGTCACGTGATGGAACAATTCGGATCTGGAAAGTCTCGCTACCCAAGTTCATACCGCACAGACCTCCGAGACCAAACCCAATGGATACAAATTTCAGACTTATGGCAGTGTTGAAAGGCCACAAATCATGGGTACGACATCTATGCCAGTTTAACAACAAACTCTACTCCTGCAGTGATGACGGGTCCATCAAATGCTGGGAATTAAATTGGCCCGATATTTCATCTACTACATGCACGAAAACATGGGACCTTTCAGAGAACGGATTCCAAAACTGTTTGGCCTTGGATAATATCGATTTTACAAATTACCCTTCGAGAaagcttctcttctctgGTAGTAATAACGGGACGCTAACGTGTTTTATGAGATAA
- the PNT1 gene encoding Pnt1p: MLSANRATLITKRAYNSRVIPIDITSKDGWRNSLKNNTLLNKLHQLNQNKKILIKPHTDETTSNEINSNGTLPITCMPIQTIAESIKNDNSIGNWRKPLVKWIRVGKFLLSTYRSGLKFTWSTYFETKSFKYTPKELIKLIEFKETESRILKKNKMNELAISRREYLQWLRRAEFWKIPKFALTLLVFEELTPLLCYLFPHLAPWNCLTPGLYKKITASRNKRPTQDFDINKKYISPYEVDKKMLSEYLVSQCIVPAWKMRLYRITNEYRIPLLSLVEVNHKTIIDDWLLLREFLKSENEVATVISDKEIVDAVFRRQLYTSDEDLNKMVQDMRGQEVLKLRLLIYLAFKYDCTLSAHDINGQLLAEKWGVDNMATFNYRGSNRLLTADVLDNLEA; the protein is encoded by the coding sequence ATGCTTTCAGCTAATCGAGCGACTCTTATAACGAAGAGGGCATACAACTCTCGAGTAATTCCGATCGATATCACTTCGAAAGATGGCTGGAGAAATTCATTAAAGAATAATACGCTGTTGAATAAGTTGCATCAGTTGAATCAGAATAAGAAGATATTAATAAAGCCACACACCGACGAAACAACCtcaaatgaaattaattCAAATGGAACACTACCCATAACTTGTATGCCAATTCAAACAATTGCTGAATCTATCAAAAATGATAATTCTATAGGAAATTGGAGAAAACCACTAGTGAAATGGATTAGAGTGGGAAAGTTTCTTCTAAGCACTTATAGAAGCGGATTAAAATTTACATGGTCAACGTATTTTGAAACGAAATCATTCAAATATACTCCTAAGGAACTTATTAAGCTCATAGAGTTCAAAGAAACTGAGAGTagaatattgaagaagaataagatGAATGAATTAGCCATCAGTAGGAGAGAATATCTTCAATGGCTTCGCAGAGCAGAGTTTTGGAAGATTCCAAAATTTGCGCTTACATTACTcgtatttgaagaattaaCGCCTTTATTGTGTTACCTCTTCCCACATTTAGCCCCATGGAATTGTTTAACACCAGGATTGTACAAAAAAATCACAGCATCGAGAAATAAAAGGCCTACACAAGACTTTGAtatcaacaagaaataTATCTCTCCATATGAAGTGGATAAAAAGATGCTATCTGAATATTTGGTGTCCCAGTGCATTGTACCGGCGTGGAAAATGAGATTATACAGGATAACAAACGAATACAGAATACCTTTACTTTCCCTTGTGGAGGTCAACCACAAAACTATAATCGACGATTGGTTATTGCTTCGAGAATTCTTGAAGAGCGAAAACGAAGTGGCTACAGTAATCAGTGATAAGGAAATTGTCGACGCTGTCTTTAGACGACAACTCTACACATCGGACGAAGATCTTAACAAAATGGTTCAAGATATGAGAGGTCAAGAAGTATTGAAGTTAAGGTTATTAATATATCTCGCTTTTAAATACGATTGCACTTTATCTGCCCATGATATTAATGGTCAGCTACTTGCTGAAAAATGGGGTGTTGATAATATGGCTACCTTCAACTATAGGGGATCCAATAGATTATTGACTGCCGATGTTTTGGATAATCTCGAAGCATAA
- the HRK1 gene encoding putative serine/threonine protein kinase HRK1, whose amino-acid sequence MPSLLGLSFHKKKTNSSSQLSLSLEKEDSGKSDHQSHGHGHSYRNAHGHPETTAVTAAGPVQTNSHVSQLLHHHSQSSHSRNSSSNNLNNFFHNISTNNNHHNNNVNGTFAPNSSNNNTNNNNNYNDNIISNFTNNTAHHHHHDPHQQSQQHKLTRFFRPSMKKKLSSGSGMSSTKLSELMSIEQQNLDHHSHTMSAIPPSTDSTLSLSNKTNIYHDDSILAQKYGKLGKVLGSGAGGSVKVLVRPSDGAMFAVKEFRARKPNEPVRDYARKCTSEFCVGSMLHHPNIIETLDIFSDAKQTQYYQVMEYCPVDFFAVVMSGEMSRGEINCCFRQLVEAVNYLHSKGYAHRDLKLDNCVMTKDGILKLIDFGSAFVYRYNFENDTKLAHGIVGSDPYLAPEVLSGRSGGYDAPKVDIWSLGIIFCCMMLKRFPWKVPKDSDVNFSLYCMPDDMEHDYEKSAREHEALMKAKKEERQRNKVAKGQGSSSATTEEKDSPKAAAAENTEQENNEHSSTPAGSSEQHQQATQKDDQNDQKQDQNQNQNQNQNQNQNQNDDHDQDQNREEPKQEKSSPPPAASASDHHQEQQQQQQQGEVLDPKKDPTSSEYQVPQRKQKKVIHGPYRLLRLLPHASRPILAKILTVDPNKRATMEDIYKDAWFSGISYCTLDNKRNVIRGTGHSHTIVTEENAHLEKYKV is encoded by the coding sequence ATGCCATCGTTGCTAGGGTTAAGTTTCCacaaaaagaagacgaaCTCGTCTTCGCAGCTGAGCTTGTCGCTCGAAAAAGAGGACTCCGGTAAGAGCGATCACCAGTCGCATGGACACGGGCATTCCTACAGGAATGCTCACGGCCATCCGGAAACTACCGCCGTAACCGCTGCCGGCCCTGTGCAGACAAACTCGCATGTCTCGCAGCTGCTTCATCACCACAGCCAATCGAGCCACAGCCGTAACAGCAGCAGTAATAACCTTAATAACTTTTTCCACAACATCAGCACGAATAATAACCACCATAATAACAACGTTAATGGCACTTTTGCCCCTAATAgcagtaataataatactaataataataacaactATAATGATAACATTATCAGTAATTTCACTAATAATACCGcacaccaccaccaccatgATCCTCACCAGCAGTCGCAACAGCATAAACTAACTAGATTCTTCAGACCAAGcatgaaaaagaaattatcCTCGGGAAGCGGCATGTCCAGTACCAAATTGTCGGAGTTGATGTCCATCGAACAACAGAACCTTGACCATCACAGTCACACAATGAGTGCTATACCGCCAAGTACCGATTCGACTCTCTCGCTATCAAACAAAACTAATATATACCACGATGACTCGATATTGGCGCAGAAGTACGGTAAACTAGGTAAAGTTTTGGGTTCTGGTGCAGGTGGTTCCGTCAAAGTGTTGGTGAGACCATCAGATGGCGCTATGTTTGCCGTGAAGGAATTCCGTGCAAGAAAACCAAACGAACCAGTCAGAGACTACGCAAGAAAATGTACCTCGGAGTTCTGCGTCGGTTCCATGCTCCATCATCCAAACATAATCGAAACACTAGATATCTTTTCGGACGCTAAACAGACGCAGTATTACCAGGTCATGGAGTATTGCCCAGTAGACTTCTTCGCAGTTGTCATGTCTGGAGAAATGTCTCGTGGTGAAATTAATTGCTGTTTCAGGCAGTTGGTCGAAGCAGTAAACTACCTACACTCTAAGGGATACGCCCATAGAGACTTGAAGCTAGATAACTGTGTTATGACAAAAGACGGGATCCTTAAATTGATAGATTTCGGTTCCGCTTTCGTTTATAGATacaactttgaaaatgatacGAAGCTTGCGCATGGTATTGTCGGTAGCGATCCATATTTGGCTCCAGAAGTGCTATCGGGTCGTTCGGGTGGATATGATGCACCTAAGGTAGATATATGGTCATTGGGTATCATCTTTTGCTGTATGATGCTAAAACGGTTCCCATGGAAAGTTCCAAAGGACTCGGATGTCAACTTTAGTCTATATTGCATGCCTGACGACATGGAACACGATTACGAGAAATCTGCAAGAGAGCATGAAGCCTTGATGAaagcaaagaaggaagagcgtcaaagaaacaaggtTGCCAAGGGTCAaggatcttcttctgctaccacagaagaaaaagacagTCCaaaagctgctgctgctgaaaaCACGGAACAAGAGAACAATGAGCACTCTTCTACTCCTGCTGGCTCAAGTGAACAACATCAGCAAGCCACTCAAAAAGATGATCAAAATGATCAAAAGCAGgaccaaaaccaaaaccagaatcagaatcagaatcagaatcagaatcagaacGATGACCATGACCAGGACCAGAACCGTGAAGAGCCAAAGCAAGAAAAATCTAGTCCTCCTCCTGCTGCCTCTGCTTCTGATCATCACCAAgagcaacaacagcaacaacagcaaggAGAAGTCCTTgatccaaagaaagatcCAACTTCATCTGAATACCAAGTTCctcaaagaaaacaaaagaaggttaTTCATGGACCTTATAGGCTCTTGAGGTTATTACCACATGCCTCAAGACCTATTTTGGCTAAAATTTTAACTGTCGATCCAAATAAAAGAGCTACGATGGAAGATATTTATAAAGATGCTTGGTTCTCCGGTATCTCCTACTGTACTCTTGATAACAAGAGAAATGTGATAAGAGGTACAGGCCATTCTCACACCATCGTGACGGAAGAAAATGCTCATTTGGAAAAGTATAAGGTATAA
- the FSF1 gene encoding Fsf1p: protein MASSVPGPIPLPESRYDLSSYWGRVRHCAEISDPSMLLTTNDDLAQARKVISAYRHGELKETTPEFWRAKKQLDSTVHPDTGETVLLPFRMSCCVLSNLVVTAGMLTPNLGTVGTMFWQWANQSLNVAVNSANANKSHPMSTSQLITNYTMAVTASCGVAVGLNKLVPRLKNLTANTRMILGRLVPFAAVVSAGIVNVFLMRGSEIRKGISVYDSNGDEVGKSKRAALFAVGETAFSRITNATPIMVIPPLILVRLQKTVLKGKSVAVQTAANLGVILVTSFIALPFALAVFPQYQSISVSKLEPELANKLDSNKKLIETVYFNRGI from the coding sequence atggcATCTAGTGTTCCAGGACCAATTCCGCTACCAGAGTCACGCTATGATTTATCGTCATACTGGGGACGAGTTCGTCATTGTGCCGAAATATCTGATCCATCCATGCTTCTTACGACCAACGATGACTTGGCGCAGGCTCGTAAAGTAATCAGTGCATACCGTCATGgagaattgaaagaaactACTCCGGAATTCTGGCGtgcaaagaaacaattgGATTCCACGGTGCATCCTGACACAGGAGAAACCGTCTTATTGCCATTCCGTATGTCCTGTTGCGTTCTCTCAAATTTGGTTGTTACTGCTGGTATGTTAACTCCAAATTTGGGAACAGTTGGTACAATGTTCTGGCAATGGGCGAATCAGTCTCTAAATGTCGCTGTTAACAGTGCTAACGCAAACAAGTCTCATCCAATGTCCACATCGCAATTGATAACCAATTATACTATGGCTGTCACAGCATCCTGTGGTGTTGCCGTTGGATTGAATAAATTGGTGCCAAGATTAAAGAATTTGACGGCTAATACAAGAATGATCTTGGGTCGTTTGGTGCCatttgctgctgttgtgTCGGCTGGTATAGTTAACGTATTTTTGATGAGAGGTAGTGAAATCCGTAAAGGTATCTCTGTTTATGACTCCAATGGTGATGAGGTAGGAAAATCCAAAAGAGCTGCATTGTTTGCTGTTGGTGAAACAGCTTTCAGTAGAATTACGAATGCTACACCAATTATGGTTATCCCTCCGTTGATTCTAGTGAGATTACAAAAGACAGTTTTGAAGGGAAAATCTGTTGCTGTTCAAACTGCTGCAAACCTTGGTGTTATTCTTGTTACCTCTTTCATTGCTTTACCGTTCGCCTTGGCCGTCTTCCCTCAATACCAGTCAATTTCTGTTAGTAAACTAGAACCCGAGCTTGCTAATAAGCTCGATTCCAATAAAAAGCTAATCGAAACAGTCTACTTCAACAGAGGTATTTGA
- the VPH1 gene encoding H(+)-transporting V0 sector ATPase subunit a: MSEGVEKQEAVFRSADMSLVEMYIPQEIAREAVYSLGHTGLVQFRDLNRKIKSFQRTFVGDIRRLDNVERQYRYLVSLLQKFDIPLYQENGLDENEESVGLGSGSASLRVAPSTSVISDHVDNAAILETRMQQLVESSDGLEVKKSDLEQFRAVLLAADHFFSVESDLSSLHNVTSQEEGLESGTSHASPLKACFVAGVIPRTKVGTLEQILWRAVRGNLYFKHMELAEPFYDPKTKESVHKNAFIVFSHGDMIIQRIQKIAESLDASIYEVNESSELRSNQLKDVNSRLQDLYTVLNSTNMTLESELFAISKELDSWYRDISEEKAVYEVLNMFAYDSSRKILTAEGWCPSDELTVLQNTLQDTCVRLGIASPAIVNVVETTRTPPTFHRTNKFTQAFQDICDCYGIAAYQEANPGLATIVTFPFMFAIMFGDMGHGTLMAMAAAVLVLNEKKIGNMKRGEIFDMAFSGRYIVLFMGLFSIYTGFIYNDMFSKSLTLFKSGWEWPESWEVGESITARQVGVYAFGIDSAWHGTENALLFANSLKMKLSIIMGFIHMFYSYMYSLANDFYFNDMVDIFCNFIPGLLFLSSIFGYLVICIIYKWSKDWVGDGKPAPGLLNMLINMFLSPGTIEDELYPGQAKVQVFLLLLALVCVPWLLLAKPLHFKYNQDKHEHQKLALSEDAEIVSNDQLQEYSGIDDEDDDDEAGHGHGENLGDVVIHQVIHTIEWCLNCVSHTASYLRLWALSLAHAQLSTVLWTMTIQIAFSMTGVTGVVMTVVLFAMWFVLTCLILVVMEGTSAMLHSLRLHWVESMSKFFKGEGIPYEPFKFVYVELEPESSS; encoded by the coding sequence ATGAGTGAAGGCGTGGAAAAGCAGGAAGCGGTTTTCCGCTCTGCTGATATGTCTCTTGTTGAGATGTACATTCCTCAGGAAATTGCAAGAGAAGCAGTATACTCTTTGGGGCACACTGGACTGGTGCAATTCAGAGATTTGAACCGTAAGATCAAGAGTTTCCAGCGTACATTTGTTGGAGACATCAGAAGATTGGACAATGTGGAGAGACAGTACCGTTATCTAGTGTCGCTTTTGCAAAAGTTTGATATTCCCCTATACCAGGAAAATGGCCTGGATGAGAATGAGGAGTCTGTCGGATTAGGGTCTGGGTCAGCATCGTTGCGTGTTGCCCCAAGCACCTCTGTTATCTCTGATCATGTCGACAATGCAGCGATTTTGGAAACCCGGATGCAGCAATTGGTCGAGTCAAGTGACGGTTTGGAAGTCAAGAAGTCAGACTTGGAACAGTTCAGGGCTGTGTTACTGGCCGCAGaccatttcttttctgttgaATCTGACCTCTCGTCGCTGCACAATGTTACttcccaagaagaaggtctGGAAAGTGGTACATCACACGCTTCGCCTCTAAAGGCTTGTTTTGTTGCAGGTGTGATTCCTAGGACAAAAGTCGGTACTTTGGAGCAGATTCTATGGAGAGCAGTGAGAGGTAACTTGTATTTCAAGCACATGGAATTGGCAGAACCCTTCTATGACCCCAAGACAAAGGAATCCGTGCACAAGAACGCCTTTATTGTATTCTCTCATGGTGACATGATCATccaaagaattcaaaagattGCGGAATCGTTGGACGCCAGTATCTACGAAGTCAACGAATCTTCTGAGCTCAGATCTAACCAATTGAAGGATGTCAACTCCCGTTTGCAAGATTTGTACACAGTGTTGAACTCCACCAACATGACTTTGGAAAGCGAATTGTTCGCCATCTCTAAGGAGTTGGACTCGTGGTACAGAGACAtttcagaagaaaaagccGTTTACGAGGTTTTGAACATGTTTGCATACGACTCCAGTAGAAAGATTCTTACTGCAGAAGGTTGGTGTCCTTCGGATGAACTGACGGTCCTTCAAAACACACTACAGGACACCTGTGTTAGACTAGGTATTGCGTCCCCAGCTATTGTTAATGTCGTTgaaacaacaagaactCCGCCTACCTTCCATCGTACTAACAAGTTCACCCAAGCGTTCCAGGACATTTGTGACTGTTACGGTATTGCTGCCTATCAGGAAGCCAATCCAGGTTTGGCTACCATCGTTACATTCCCATTCATGTTCGCTATCATGTTTGGTGATATGGGTCATGGTACCCTTATGGCAATGGCCGCTGCAGTGCTTGTCCTTaacgaaaagaagattgGTAACATGAAGAGAGGTGAAATCTTTGATATGGCTTTCAGTGGTAGATACATCGTGTTGTTCATGGGTTTGTTTTCGATTTACACCGGGTTTATCTATAACGATATGTTTTCCAAGTCGTTAACACTCTTCAAATCTGGTTGGGAATGGCCTGAGTCTTGGGAAGTTGGTGAGAGCATTACAGCTCGTCAAGTAGGTGTTTATGCGTTCGGTATTGACTCCGCTTGGCACGGAACTGAAAACGCTTTGCTCTTCGCTAACTCtttaaagatgaaattgtCCATCATTATGGGTTTCATTCATATGTTCTACTCATACATGTACTCCCTAGCCAACGATTTCTACTTTAACGATATGGTTGACATTTTCTGCAACTTTATTCCTGGTTTGCTATTCTTGTCCTCAATCTTTGGTTACTTGGTCATTTGCATCATTTACAAGTGGTCCAAGGACTGGGTTGGCGATGGAAAGCCTGCTCCAGGGTTATTGAACATGTTAATCAATATGTTCTTATCCCCCGGTACCATTGAAGATGAACTTTACCCAGGTCAAGCTAAAGTACAAGTTTTCCTCTTGTTATTGGCTTTGGTTTGTGTCCCATGGTTGCTACTTGCTAAACCATTGCACTTCAAATATAACCAAGATAAGCATGAACATCAAAAACTTGCACTCTCAGAAGATGCTGAAATCGTTTCCAATGATCAACTCCAAGAATATAGTGGAattgatgacgaagatgatgatgatgaagcagGTCACGGTCACGGCGAAAACTTAGGAGATGTTGTTATCCATCAAGTCATTCACACAATTGAATGGTGTTTGAACTGTGTTTCCCATACTGCGTCATATTTGCGTTTATGGGCTTTATCCTTGGCGCACGCACAATTATCCACTGTTTTATGGACCATGACTATTCAAATTGCATTTAGTATGACTGGTGTTACTGGTGTGGTAATGACTGTTGTACTTTTCGCCATGTGGTTTGTTTTGACttgtttgattttagtTGTGATGGAAGGTACCTCTGCCATGTTACACTCACTTCGTTTACATTGGGTCGAATCCATGtccaagttcttcaagGGTGAAGGTATTCCGTACGAACCTTTCAAGTTTGTGTACGTTGAGTTGGAACCAGAAAGTTCTTCTTAA